Proteins found in one Quercus robur chromosome 2, dhQueRobu3.1, whole genome shotgun sequence genomic segment:
- the LOC126700918 gene encoding uncharacterized protein LOC126700918 has protein sequence MALGILLRIDCVVAAMNPLSATCLVSTGRSASFPLFSPTRILLLNSSVFFLTSRFFFFFFSPLMVDTFEVRRSFPSVAFLLARLGSLVELSGDLLGAPSLAGSYPVVEEFVNRGSGLGSALGVLYPLLLESQAWFRSIRGQLRGENMGLEEGLGDLERGSSSNVVEEETGIVAITTTPSRVPSSSHSPVPATARRFHALKENCSLKVEVFSKFKDRFQFPEGTKARLPRKGEKACAFAHGEVCFYEAAFSCGLRFPVHPFIMELLYHFNLAPGQIMLNSWRIVISCMVIWTTIADGDMISVNEFVYLYRLKESREFGYYEFVPWSRKARLVADLPSSFRYWKSRYFFVSGDGWETLPDDLWGNVPRLLRRWETPLIVKDRPELEARFAKRVQAALEYARTIEDFGELIDPRTLARHCLGPEPSLYVLSTLDREERKQMTSKFNKEMYAKIKGKKNEPLSSIGQKRLRITDREKEKEVVERGSSTPTLDLDEGLVASPGVSIEEVARPSKKQKAASKGKGKADASVWSDAGTAMDRATELFTPAEMREVTSIPSHEMVLGETMHITTQYLANEEKAVVANSKVDALEAEASGLRKDLIATMDSLNASKEQVRVLTEQLDSERQTVKQKDELLATAAQKMKVAVAKAVTAFQSSEEYNTLLFQWYFKGFELLRRYLVKHGPAVSLDDLDFEAVDKEIEEDEAAQTGVSTGVEPPQATQDDEIPPSA, from the exons ATGGCGCTTGGAATTCTGCTCCGCATTGATTGCGTAGTGGCGGCTATGAATCCTCTTAGCGCCACGTGTTTGGTTTCTACTGGTAGGAGTGCCTCGTTTCCG TTGTTCTCTCCTACGCGTATTTTGCTCCTCAACTCCTCAGTTTTCTTCCTAACTTCCAG gtttttttttttctttttctctcctttaaTGGTGGACACCTTCGAAGTTAGGCGTAGCTTCCCTTCCGTAGCCTTTCTTCTTGCCCGCCTAGGTTCCTTGGTAGAGCTTTCTGGTGACCTATTGGGTGCGCCTTCCCTCGCCGGTTCATACCCTGTGGTGGAGGAATTTGTTAATAGGGGTTCTGGGTTAGGTTCGGCGTTGGGTGTTTTATACCCCCTTCTGTTGGAGTCTCAGGCTTGGTTTCGGTCTATTAGAGGGCAACTAAGAGGGGAAAATATGGGTTTAGAGGAAGGGTTAGGTGATCTAGAGAGGGGTTCGTCCTCAAATGTGGTTGAGGAAGAGACCGGGATCGTCGCTATAACCACCACTCCTTCCCGTGTTCCTTCGTCCTCCCATTCCCCTGTTCCGGCGACGGCCCGTCGATTTCATGCCCTGAAGGAAAATTGCTCCTTAAAAGTTGAGGTTTTTAGTAAGTTTAAGGACAGATTTCAATTTCCAGAGGGAACTAAGGCTCGTCTACCCAGGAAGGGCGAAAAAGCTTGTGCCTTTGCCCACGGAGAGGTTTGCTTTTACGAGGCAGCTTTTTCGTGTGGCCTCCGATTCCCCGTCCATCCATTCATAATGGAGCTTCTTTACCATTTTAACCTTGCACCGGGGCAAATTATGCTTAACTCTTGGAGAATAGTGATTAGCTGCATGGTGATCTGGACGACCATTGCTGACGGGGATATGATCTCAGTTAATGAGTTTGTCTACTTGTATCGTCTGAAAGAGTCCAGGGAGTTTGGGTACTACGAGTTCGTCCCTTGGTCTAGGAAGGCCCGTCTGGTAGCTGACCTTCCGTCGTCCTTTCGCTACTGGAAGTCAAGATACTTCTTTGTATCTGGGGACGGTTGGGAGACGCTGCCCGACGATCTGTGGGGGAATGTTCCTAGGTTGCTGCGACGATGGGAGACCCCGTTGATTG TGAAAGACCGTCCGGAGCTAGAGGCCAGGTTTGCCAAGCGAGTGCAGGCTGCTCTTGAATACGCCAGGACGATAGAAGATTTTGGAGAGCTGATTGATCCGCGAACCTTGGCTCGTCACTGCCTGGGGCCAGAACCTTCACTTTACGTTCTCAGTACTCTTGACCGTGAAGAGAGAAAAC AAATGACGTCAAAATTCAACAAGGAGATGTATGCTAAAATCAAGGGCAAAAAGAATGAGCCCCTTTCCAGCATAGGCCAGAAGCGGCTGAGGATCACGGACAGGGAGAAGGAGAAAGAGGTAGTGGAGAGAGGGTCGTCCACACCTACCCTTGATCTGGACGAAGGTCTGGTTGCATCTCCTGGAGTCTCAATCGAGGAGGTTGCTCGTCCCTCGAAAAAGCAGAAAGCTGCTAGCAAGGGAAAAGGGAAAGCTGATGCCAGCGTTTGGTCAGATGCAGGGACGGCCATGGACCGTGCTACCGAGCTCTTTACCCCTGCTGAGATGAGGGAAGTTACGAGCATCCCTTCACACGAGATG GTGTTGGGGGAGACCATGCACATCACCACTCAGTACCTGGCAAATGAGGAGAAGGCCGTCGTGGCCAACTCGAAGGTAGACGCTTTGGAGGCTGAAGCTTCTGGTTTACGCAAGGACTTGATCGCAACTATGGACTCTCTCAACGCTTCTAAGGAGCAAGTCCGCGTGCTGACGGAGCAGCTGGATTCTGAGAGACAAACCGTGAAGCAGAAGGACGAACTTCTAGCGACGGCTGCTCAGAAGATGAAGGTTGCAGTAGCCAAAGCCGTCACTGCCTTCCAATCCTCTGAAGAATACAACACCCTTCTCTTCCAGTGGTACTTTAAAGGGTTCGAGCTGCTGCGAAGGTATCTCGTCAAGCATGGTCCTGCCGTGAGCCTTGACGATCTGGACTTTGAAGCCGTTGACAAGGAGATTGAGGAGGACGAGGCGGCTCAAACAGGAGTGTCCACCGGCGTTGAACCACCTCAGGCTACCCAGGACGATGAAATTCCCCCTTCAGCCTAG